In Acidobacteriota bacterium, one DNA window encodes the following:
- a CDS encoding protein kinase — protein MERELGKGAMGVVYLGRDPVIGRRVALKTIRATAEDDSEQREFNERFMREAQAAGTLSHPNIVTIHDVGEEVETQTSFIAMEYVEGKNLKQLLKDKVAFSWDRVAEIAMSVADALDYAHRKGIVHRDVKPANIIILTSDGTVKITDFGIAKIEASSLTETGQFLGTPNYMSPEQVTGETVDGRSDLFSLGVVLYELLTKRKPFIGDNLTSISYKIVHEEFPPPETYDATIPGEFGPILARALAKDPAARFQSGKDFHAALAEFRTRHAEMEMLKDLGEMVAQAENLGPVSTVESKKTPLPEVPAPPQGGLSKGPAGMGGGATSLEDLARRGRSDLNPALVGPAPTNLESSIPDWSLDTDALKSPAEREAAKKKERETPEPVSSPGTLVSDLQRGKKAVPPPPDEAKISTGEIKRPAPVPPPPSQASVPTPPRGVPPIAGPPPVRVASLPPNGAVPTPVRGVPALQTVPTPAVPPRTPASPVAPLPRPAPPPAPAAPTLPPAVAASPARPAGAPPVRDLSAPIPQQRSAGPRPGGPRPPGRDLTGPVGPRPATGPLPLADSKAKNFREALRLSVNRRWVLVVIGAAILAGVAIVGLLAQRSSSIAGRGADEAAARETLANKKLLEDGTRLLGAGQPAEARLKFLELVRLAPESAAARSALQQAEQLLAKTQEAERKAAEAGAYLAEARRARTSGDWARAVVESDGALASDPANAEAKEIRDAAQAEIRKQGRAAQKKAESQIRTMKASPRPRPTVAAEPVAAGPATAEPLPAPAPAAAGPRVRLKVAFKAPIPQGYVMIRRNDVEIWRRAFDFGRKSGGGTLEGEVDVASGAGEYKVWVIATDRSVSEYQVVPLTVGEGRTLALDVDSQKKLAVSLR, from the coding sequence GTGGAGCGCGAGCTCGGCAAGGGGGCGATGGGAGTCGTCTACCTCGGCCGGGACCCGGTCATCGGCCGGCGTGTCGCCCTCAAGACGATCCGGGCCACCGCCGAGGACGATTCGGAGCAGCGCGAGTTCAACGAACGGTTCATGCGCGAGGCTCAGGCCGCCGGGACGCTGTCGCATCCGAACATCGTCACGATCCACGACGTCGGCGAGGAAGTCGAGACCCAGACGTCTTTCATCGCGATGGAGTACGTCGAGGGCAAGAACCTCAAGCAGCTCCTGAAGGACAAGGTTGCGTTCTCGTGGGACCGCGTCGCGGAGATCGCGATGTCCGTCGCGGACGCCCTCGACTACGCCCACCGCAAGGGAATCGTCCACCGCGACGTCAAGCCCGCGAACATCATCATCCTCACCAGCGACGGAACCGTGAAGATCACGGACTTCGGAATCGCGAAGATCGAGGCGTCCAGCCTCACGGAGACCGGCCAGTTCCTCGGCACGCCGAACTACATGTCGCCCGAGCAGGTCACGGGCGAGACCGTGGACGGCCGCAGCGACCTCTTCTCCCTCGGCGTCGTGCTGTACGAGCTCCTCACGAAGAGGAAGCCGTTCATCGGCGACAACCTCACGTCCATCTCGTACAAGATCGTCCACGAGGAGTTTCCGCCGCCCGAGACGTACGACGCCACGATCCCGGGCGAGTTCGGCCCGATCCTGGCTCGGGCGCTCGCGAAGGACCCGGCGGCGCGGTTCCAGAGCGGCAAGGACTTCCACGCCGCGCTGGCCGAGTTCCGGACGCGGCACGCCGAGATGGAGATGCTCAAGGACCTCGGCGAGATGGTCGCGCAGGCCGAGAACCTCGGCCCGGTGTCCACGGTCGAGTCGAAGAAGACTCCTCTTCCCGAAGTGCCGGCCCCGCCGCAGGGCGGCCTCTCGAAGGGTCCCGCGGGTATGGGAGGCGGGGCGACCAGCCTCGAGGACCTGGCGCGGCGCGGGCGCAGCGACCTCAACCCCGCTCTCGTCGGGCCCGCGCCGACGAATCTCGAGAGCTCGATCCCCGACTGGAGCCTCGACACGGACGCGCTGAAATCGCCCGCCGAGCGGGAAGCCGCGAAGAAGAAGGAGCGGGAGACGCCCGAGCCGGTGTCCTCGCCGGGCACGCTCGTCTCGGACCTTCAGCGCGGAAAAAAGGCGGTCCCGCCGCCGCCAGACGAGGCGAAGATCTCGACGGGGGAAATAAAGCGGCCCGCGCCGGTTCCGCCTCCTCCGTCGCAGGCCTCCGTCCCGACGCCGCCGCGCGGCGTGCCGCCGATCGCGGGGCCGCCTCCGGTGCGCGTCGCTTCGCTGCCGCCGAACGGTGCGGTGCCGACTCCCGTGCGCGGCGTTCCGGCGCTCCAGACCGTGCCGACGCCGGCGGTCCCGCCGCGCACGCCGGCGTCGCCCGTCGCACCGCTGCCGCGGCCCGCCCCGCCGCCCGCGCCCGCCGCTCCCACCCTCCCCCCCGCGGTCGCGGCGTCTCCGGCCCGGCCCGCCGGCGCGCCGCCGGTCCGCGACCTTTCGGCGCCGATTCCCCAGCAGCGTTCCGCGGGCCCGCGCCCGGGCGGGCCGCGCCCTCCCGGCCGCGACCTCACGGGTCCGGTCGGCCCGCGTCCCGCGACGGGACCGCTCCCGCTCGCGGACTCGAAGGCGAAGAACTTCAGGGAGGCGCTTCGCCTGAGCGTCAATCGCCGCTGGGTTCTCGTCGTGATCGGGGCTGCCATCCTCGCGGGCGTCGCGATCGTCGGGCTTCTCGCCCAACGCTCGTCCTCGATCGCGGGGCGCGGCGCCGACGAGGCCGCCGCCCGTGAGACCCTCGCGAACAAGAAGCTCCTCGAGGACGGAACGCGCCTCCTCGGCGCGGGCCAGCCCGCCGAGGCGCGGCTGAAGTTCCTCGAGCTCGTCCGGCTCGCCCCGGAGTCGGCCGCGGCCCGCAGCGCGCTGCAGCAGGCCGAACAGCTCCTCGCGAAGACGCAGGAGGCCGAGCGCAAGGCCGCCGAGGCCGGGGCGTATCTCGCCGAGGCGCGCCGGGCCCGCACGTCGGGGGACTGGGCCCGGGCGGTCGTCGAGTCGGACGGCGCCCTCGCAAGCGACCCCGCGAACGCCGAGGCGAAGGAGATCCGCGACGCCGCGCAGGCCGAGATCCGGAAGCAGGGCCGGGCGGCGCAGAAGAAGGCCGAGAGCCAGATTCGGACGATGAAAGCTTCGCCGAGGCCGAGGCCCACCGTGGCGGCCGAGCCGGTTGCGGCCGGTCCGGCCACCGCGGAGCCCCTGCCGGCGCCCGCCCCCGCGGCCGCGGGGCCGCGCGTGCGCCTCAAGGTCGCGTTCAAGGCGCCGATTCCGCAGGGCTACGTGATGATCCGGCGGAACGACGTCGAGATCTGGCGCCGCGCCTTCGACTTCGGCCGCAAGTCCGGCGGCGGAACCCTCGAGGGCGAGGTCGACGTCGCATCGGGAGCGGGCGAGTACAAGGTCTGGGTCATCGCGACGGACCGGAGCGTCAGCGAGTACCAGGTGGTTCCGCTGACCGTGGGCGAGGGCCGCACGCTCGCTCTCGACGTGGACTCCCAGAAGAAGCTCGCCGTTTCCCTGCGGTAG
- a CDS encoding arginine repressor (regulates arginine biosynthesis when complexed with arginine by binding at site that overlap the promotors of the arginine biosynthesis genes) has product MNTHATGSALRRRDEILRVLKDGAVHSQEELQQRLARRGFDVAQPTLSRDLKDLGLAKTASGYVVPGEAGAMPDPERDARAREKLERALREWLLDARTAGTLVVLKTPPAAAHHVARAVDEAGLDGMAGSIAGDDTIFLATPSAAAAAKLARLLESGIAGRRARRGRP; this is encoded by the coding sequence GTGAATACTCATGCGACCGGCTCCGCCCTGCGGCGCCGCGACGAGATCCTGAGGGTCCTGAAGGACGGGGCGGTCCACTCGCAGGAGGAGCTCCAGCAGCGCCTCGCGCGGCGGGGCTTCGACGTCGCGCAGCCGACTCTCTCTCGGGACCTGAAGGACCTCGGCCTCGCCAAGACGGCGTCGGGCTACGTCGTCCCCGGCGAAGCCGGCGCCATGCCGGACCCCGAGCGGGACGCCCGCGCCCGCGAGAAGCTCGAGCGCGCCCTGCGCGAGTGGCTGCTCGACGCGAGGACGGCAGGCACGCTCGTCGTGCTGAAGACCCCGCCCGCGGCCGCCCACCACGTGGCGCGCGCCGTCGACGAGGCGGGGCTCGACGGGATGGCCGGGTCGATCGCCGGCGACGACACGATCTTCCTCGCGACGCCGTCGGCCGCCGCTGCGGCGAAGCTCGCCCGCCTCCTCGAGAGCGGGATCGCCGGCCGCCGCGCGCGGCGGGGACGGCCTTGA
- a CDS encoding YciI family protein, translating to MEYLLLIYENEKSWEAMPKAEQGAMFGEYMSFTEDIKKKGNYKGGNPLQPTSTATTVRVKGGKTLTTDGPFAETKEQLGGYYLVEAKDLDEAIAIAARIPGARTGSIEVRPIQKM from the coding sequence ATGGAATACCTGCTGCTGATCTACGAGAACGAGAAGAGCTGGGAAGCGATGCCGAAGGCCGAGCAGGGCGCGATGTTCGGCGAGTACATGTCCTTCACCGAGGACATCAAGAAGAAAGGAAACTACAAGGGCGGCAATCCGCTGCAGCCCACGTCCACGGCCACGACCGTGCGCGTGAAGGGCGGCAAGACGCTCACGACGGACGGGCCCTTCGCCGAGACGAAAGAGCAGCTCGGCGGCTACTACCTCGTCGAGGCGAAGGATCTCGACGAGGCGATCGCCATCGCGGCCCGGATCCCGGGTGCTCGGACCGGCTCGATCGAGGTCCGGCCGATCCAGAAGATGTGA
- a CDS encoding RNA polymerase sigma factor: protein MTPAASEATQVHGLAYLPTPVDLDRLFREESGRILASLIALVGDFDRAEEAMQEAFTVAAERWPREGVPATPRAWIVGTARHKALDRLRRERIFAGKAALLKDEEAVNAPDPDGAPEGLPDDRLRLVFTCSHPALALEARVALTLHTLGGLSTPEIARAFLVPESTLAQRLVRAKRKIRDAGIPYRVPGRAELPERLDGVLATLYLIFNEGYAATGGNALVRRDLSAEAIRLARLVVELLPGERDARGLLALMLLTDARREARVDGRGDLVLLEEQDRRLWDRAAIAEGMALLPGALSGSPPGPYAVEAAIAALHARAASPSETDWRQIAALYGTLHRVRPSPVVALNRAVAVAMSAGPEAGLPLVEELERSGALAGYHLLPAAKADLLRRLGRHAEAAESYRAALALAGNGSERRFLSRRLEEEEVAFSAPLAAP from the coding sequence GTGACGCCCGCAGCGAGCGAAGCAACCCAGGTCCACGGGCTTGCGTATCTCCCTACGCCCGTGGACCTCGACCGCCTTTTTCGCGAAGAGTCCGGACGCATCCTCGCGAGCCTCATCGCTCTCGTCGGGGACTTCGACCGCGCCGAGGAGGCCATGCAGGAGGCGTTCACGGTGGCGGCCGAGCGCTGGCCCCGTGAGGGCGTCCCCGCGACCCCCCGGGCGTGGATCGTCGGGACGGCCCGCCACAAGGCGCTCGACCGGCTGCGCCGCGAGCGCATCTTCGCGGGCAAGGCGGCGCTCCTGAAGGATGAGGAGGCCGTGAACGCGCCTGACCCGGACGGCGCGCCCGAGGGCCTCCCGGACGACCGGCTGCGGCTCGTCTTCACGTGCTCGCACCCGGCGCTCGCCCTGGAGGCCCGCGTCGCGCTGACGCTGCATACGCTCGGCGGCCTCTCCACGCCGGAAATCGCGCGCGCGTTCCTCGTCCCGGAGAGCACCCTGGCCCAGCGCCTCGTGCGCGCCAAACGGAAGATCCGGGACGCGGGAATTCCCTACCGCGTCCCGGGCCGTGCCGAGCTCCCCGAGAGGCTCGACGGCGTTCTTGCAACGCTCTACCTGATCTTCAACGAGGGCTACGCGGCGACGGGCGGCAACGCGCTCGTGCGCCGCGACCTCTCGGCCGAGGCGATCCGCCTCGCGCGACTCGTCGTCGAGCTCCTTCCGGGAGAGCGCGACGCGCGAGGCCTTCTCGCACTCATGCTCCTGACCGACGCGCGACGCGAGGCCCGCGTGGACGGCCGGGGCGATCTCGTCCTCCTCGAAGAACAGGACCGGCGCCTGTGGGACCGTGCGGCGATCGCGGAGGGCATGGCGCTCCTGCCGGGCGCGCTCTCAGGCTCCCCTCCCGGACCCTACGCCGTCGAGGCCGCGATCGCGGCGCTCCACGCGCGGGCGGCGTCGCCCTCCGAGACGGACTGGCGGCAGATCGCGGCGCTGTACGGCACGCTCCACCGCGTGCGCCCCTCCCCCGTCGTCGCGTTGAACCGCGCAGTCGCCGTCGCGATGTCGGCCGGGCCCGAGGCGGGCCTGCCGCTCGTCGAGGAGCTCGAGCGCTCCGGCGCGCTCGCGGGTTACCACCTGCTGCCCGCCGCGAAGGCCGACCTGCTGCGCCGGCTGGGCCGCCACGCCGAGGCCGCGGAGAGCTACCGCGCGGCGCTCGCGCTCGCCGGCAACGGGTCGGAGAGGCGGTTTCTCTCGAGGAGGCTCGAGGAGGAGGAGGTCGCGTTCTCCGCCCCCCTCGCCGCGCCGTAG
- a CDS encoding RNA polymerase sigma factor, giving the protein MDTSHFSDAYETELGRLPEKLRRFFLSRGVRTEDDARDLAQETLLRVLQRISRGERMESHEAYALGVAKNVFFEYCRRVAKANTHDGLSGAVDLAGVDDPLSDVLISSQALRFRRALQLLPDRMRDLLVKRFVEEVPSRTIAREEGITTDAVDMRVYRAKRELKKRMDKEKSDKEKALLEGPRPPGGGGPA; this is encoded by the coding sequence GTGGACACCTCGCATTTCTCCGACGCCTACGAGACGGAGCTCGGGCGCCTCCCGGAGAAGCTGCGCCGGTTCTTCCTTTCCCGCGGCGTCCGCACCGAGGACGACGCCCGGGACCTCGCCCAGGAGACCCTCCTGCGCGTCCTCCAGCGGATCTCGCGAGGCGAGCGGATGGAATCGCACGAGGCCTACGCCCTCGGTGTCGCAAAGAACGTCTTCTTCGAGTACTGCCGGCGCGTCGCGAAGGCGAACACCCACGACGGCCTTTCGGGCGCCGTCGACCTCGCAGGCGTCGACGATCCGCTCTCGGACGTCCTGATCTCGAGCCAGGCTCTCCGGTTCCGGAGGGCCCTCCAGCTCCTCCCCGACCGGATGCGCGACCTCCTCGTCAAGCGCTTCGTCGAGGAAGTGCCGTCGCGCACGATCGCCCGCGAGGAGGGCATCACGACGGACGCGGTCGACATGCGCGTCTACCGCGCCAAGCGCGAGCTGAAGAAGCGCATGGACAAGGAGAAGTCCGACAAGGAGAAGGCGCTGCTCGAGGGGCCGCGCCCGCCGGGAGGCGGAGGACCGGCGTGA
- the argC gene encoding N-acetyl-gamma-glutamyl-phosphate reductase → MRAAVVGATGYSGGELSAILARHPHASIASVFSSGRKDAKPIPFARLHPSLGGARGPSTEAFSLDALAAGKPDVVFLATPNETSAEVAAEILALGAKVVDISGAFRLRNAADYPKWYGFDHPAPALLAEAVYGLTEWCGPELAGARLVANPGCYPTSVLLALKPVLSLLEPGASVVADSKSGVSGAGKKADLAFSFSELAGNFKAYGVGSHRHEPEMRQELGLSGGAPFVFVPHLLPVVRGILSTLHVTFRAGVGPDDVAAAYARYADAPFVSVRPAGELPDLASVVGTPRAEIGFALLPGRRGGVVVSVIDNLLKGAASQAVQNMNRVFGFAETEGLV, encoded by the coding sequence GTGCGCGCCGCCGTCGTCGGCGCGACCGGCTACTCCGGCGGCGAGCTCTCGGCGATCCTCGCGCGCCATCCGCACGCGTCGATCGCGTCGGTCTTCTCGTCCGGCCGGAAAGACGCGAAGCCCATCCCGTTCGCGCGACTGCATCCGTCGCTCGGCGGCGCCAGGGGTCCTTCTACCGAGGCGTTCTCGCTCGACGCCCTCGCGGCGGGCAAGCCCGACGTCGTATTCCTCGCGACGCCGAACGAGACGTCCGCGGAGGTCGCGGCGGAGATTCTCGCGCTCGGCGCAAAGGTGGTCGACATTTCGGGAGCTTTCCGTCTGCGGAACGCCGCGGACTACCCGAAGTGGTACGGCTTCGACCACCCGGCGCCCGCGCTTCTCGCCGAGGCCGTCTACGGCCTCACGGAGTGGTGCGGGCCGGAGCTCGCGGGCGCGCGCCTCGTCGCGAATCCCGGGTGCTATCCGACGTCCGTCCTCCTTGCGTTGAAGCCCGTGCTCTCCCTGCTCGAGCCCGGAGCTTCCGTGGTGGCGGACAGCAAGAGCGGCGTGTCGGGAGCGGGGAAGAAGGCCGACCTCGCGTTCTCGTTCTCCGAGCTGGCCGGGAACTTCAAGGCCTACGGCGTCGGGAGCCACCGGCACGAGCCCGAGATGCGCCAGGAGCTCGGCCTCTCCGGCGGCGCGCCGTTCGTCTTCGTCCCGCATCTCCTCCCGGTCGTGCGCGGCATCCTCTCGACCCTGCACGTCACGTTTCGCGCGGGCGTGGGACCCGACGACGTCGCCGCCGCCTACGCGCGGTACGCGGATGCCCCGTTCGTGTCCGTGAGGCCCGCAGGCGAGCTGCCCGACCTCGCGAGCGTCGTCGGGACGCCGCGCGCCGAGATCGGATTCGCGCTGCTTCCGGGCCGGAGAGGCGGAGTCGTGGTCTCGGTGATCGACAACCTTCTCAAGGGAGCGGCCTCGCAGGCCGTGCAGAACATGAACCGTGTCTTCGGATTCGCGGAGACGGAGGGACTCGTTTGA
- the argB gene encoding acetylglutamate kinase, with protein MSANRPGRPIVVKLGGSLLEDAVPRANALAAIAASWTSGENVVVVHGGGKRIDASLQALKIPKKTYRGLRITDPETLDVVVSILSGLVNKSLVAELRSLGVTAAGVSGADGETLWAEFHPRLDGVDFGYVGRVTFSDPRLIRAILGAELLPIVASVALGREGTLLNVNADSAASALAVALQAERLVFLTDVEGVLDASGKVIEGLGPDATWELLNSGAVAGGMRPKLVACLEALKAGVSQVVIAGPGRHASALAEGIGGTRIANIG; from the coding sequence TTGAGCGCGAACCGCCCCGGCCGCCCGATCGTCGTGAAGCTGGGGGGAAGCCTCCTCGAGGACGCCGTCCCGCGCGCCAACGCCCTCGCAGCGATCGCGGCGAGCTGGACGTCCGGCGAAAACGTGGTCGTCGTCCACGGCGGCGGCAAGCGCATCGACGCATCGCTGCAGGCCCTGAAGATCCCGAAGAAGACGTACCGGGGCCTCCGGATCACGGACCCCGAGACGCTCGACGTCGTGGTGTCCATCCTGTCGGGCCTCGTGAACAAGTCGCTCGTCGCCGAGCTGCGCTCCCTCGGCGTCACGGCCGCGGGCGTCTCGGGCGCCGACGGCGAGACGCTCTGGGCCGAGTTCCACCCCCGGCTCGACGGCGTCGACTTCGGCTACGTCGGGCGCGTCACGTTCTCGGACCCCCGCCTCATCCGCGCGATCCTCGGCGCCGAGCTCCTGCCGATCGTCGCGTCCGTCGCGCTGGGCCGCGAGGGCACGCTCCTCAACGTCAACGCCGACTCGGCCGCGTCCGCCCTCGCGGTGGCGCTGCAGGCCGAGCGGCTCGTCTTCCTGACCGACGTCGAGGGAGTCCTCGACGCGAGCGGCAAGGTCATCGAAGGGCTCGGGCCCGACGCGACGTGGGAGCTCCTGAACTCGGGCGCCGTCGCGGGCGGCATGCGTCCGAAGCTCGTCGCCTGCCTCGAGGCGCTCAAGGCCGGCGTCTCGCAGGTCGTCATCGCCGGGCCGGGGCGCCACGCCTCGGCCCTTGCCGAGGGAATCGGAGGGACTCGCATTGCAAACATCGGCTGA
- the ggt gene encoding gamma-glutamyltransferase: protein MYALLAAALAATLLPSASAPFGPAPVAHSRRGVVASATAEASDAGAEILASGGNAVDAAVATALALAVTYPSAGNLAGGGFAVGRTPSGELWALDFRETAPAATWRNSFLGPDGRARPGASMNGGLAVGTPGTVRGLEALHRRYGRLPWARLFAPAVRLARQGFRVQPGLTRIIAAYEADLARDAEAARLFLANGRALPPGSLLVQEDLARTLEIIAAKGADGFHRGDVARRIAAFVQATGGVLTEADLAGYRPEWRPPFVFDDGRFRLVTMPLPSSGGFLLASILGQLRFVHGSIADRDAAGSIHLVAEAERRAYADRNSYLGDPACVDVPLATLLAPARLAALGFSIDPSRATPSSAIAGGAWPRDPDQTTHFTTATADGGVVAVTYTLNDTLGNHTVVPGVGVLLNNEMDDFATEPGAANSYGLVQGESNAVRAGARPLSSMVPTIVLEDGRPRLALGSPGGALIPTTVLQVYLNALVRGEPLGEAVAARRFHHQHLPDRIEVEQGAFSEDVLAALRAKGHALYVRGDRFTEGKIGRVHAVAFEKDGSLTAAADPRGYGAARGAENATSSSSSLLERNRLSDPLPASASAAR, encoded by the coding sequence ATGTACGCCCTCCTCGCCGCGGCTCTCGCCGCCACACTCCTTCCGTCCGCGTCGGCCCCGTTCGGCCCGGCTCCCGTCGCGCACTCGAGGCGCGGGGTCGTCGCGTCCGCGACCGCCGAGGCGTCGGACGCCGGCGCGGAGATCCTCGCGTCCGGAGGGAACGCCGTGGACGCCGCGGTCGCGACGGCGCTCGCCCTCGCCGTGACGTATCCGTCCGCCGGAAACCTCGCGGGCGGGGGCTTCGCGGTCGGGCGCACCCCGTCGGGCGAGCTCTGGGCGCTCGACTTCCGCGAGACGGCGCCCGCGGCCACGTGGCGAAACAGCTTCCTCGGTCCGGACGGCAGGGCCCGGCCCGGCGCGTCGATGAACGGCGGCCTCGCGGTCGGGACGCCCGGCACCGTGCGCGGGCTCGAGGCCCTGCACCGGAGGTATGGAAGGCTCCCGTGGGCGCGGCTCTTCGCGCCCGCCGTGCGCCTCGCGCGCCAGGGCTTCCGCGTGCAGCCGGGGCTCACGCGAATAATTGCGGCCTACGAAGCCGATCTCGCGCGCGACGCGGAGGCTGCGCGGCTTTTTCTCGCGAACGGCCGGGCGCTCCCTCCCGGCTCCCTCCTCGTGCAGGAGGACCTCGCGCGGACGCTCGAGATCATCGCCGCGAAGGGCGCCGACGGCTTCCACCGGGGCGACGTCGCGCGCAGGATCGCTGCGTTCGTGCAGGCGACCGGCGGCGTCCTCACGGAGGCGGATCTCGCGGGCTACCGGCCCGAATGGCGCCCGCCGTTCGTCTTCGACGACGGGAGATTCCGCCTCGTCACGATGCCGCTGCCCTCCTCGGGCGGTTTCCTTCTCGCGTCGATCCTCGGCCAGCTCCGGTTCGTCCACGGGTCGATCGCCGACCGCGACGCGGCCGGGTCGATTCATCTGGTGGCCGAGGCCGAGCGCCGCGCGTACGCGGACCGCAACAGCTATCTCGGCGACCCCGCGTGCGTGGACGTCCCCCTCGCCACCCTTCTCGCGCCGGCGCGCCTCGCGGCCCTGGGATTCTCCATCGACCCGTCCCGCGCGACGCCGTCCAGCGCAATCGCGGGCGGCGCATGGCCGCGCGACCCGGACCAGACGACGCACTTCACGACGGCGACGGCCGACGGCGGCGTGGTCGCCGTCACGTACACGCTCAACGACACGCTCGGGAACCACACGGTCGTGCCCGGCGTCGGCGTGCTCCTGAACAACGAGATGGACGACTTCGCGACCGAGCCCGGCGCCGCGAACTCCTACGGCCTCGTGCAGGGCGAGTCGAACGCGGTGCGCGCCGGGGCGCGGCCGCTCTCGTCCATGGTGCCGACGATCGTCCTGGAGGACGGCCGCCCGCGCCTCGCGCTCGGTTCGCCCGGGGGTGCCCTCATCCCGACGACGGTCCTGCAGGTGTACCTCAACGCCCTCGTCCGCGGCGAGCCCCTGGGCGAGGCGGTCGCGGCCCGGCGCTTCCATCACCAGCATCTCCCGGACCGCATCGAGGTCGAGCAAGGCGCGTTTTCGGAGGACGTGCTGGCGGCGCTCCGCGCGAAGGGCCACGCGCTCTACGTGCGCGGCGACAGGTTCACGGAGGGGAAGATCGGCCGCGTCCACGCGGTCGCGTTCGAAAAGGACGGCTCGCTGACGGCGGCGGCCGACCCGCGCGGCTACGGCGCGGCGAGGGGGGCGGAGAACGCGACCTCCTCCTCCTCGAGCCTCCTCGAGAGAAACCGCCTCTCCGACCCGTTGCCGGCGAGCGCGAGCGCCGCGCGGTAG
- a CDS encoding TetR family transcriptional regulator: MTRPVRPESRGGGVLSRRRPPSPHVETKRRAKRARILESAVRSFAAKGFYGTSMDDIAEELLLTRGSLYYYFRDKEEILALCHETALEAMLEVTGRVRASQLPPDQALRRIVLEHARVMVDKFHGTALALQFDALDPKRRATVVAARDAYERSVRDVVADGIAKKVFRPVDPKLATFAILGAINWLARWYRAGGGASVDDVGESFADLFLAGLLAK; encoded by the coding sequence ATGACGCGACCCGTCCGTCCCGAGTCCCGCGGCGGAGGCGTCCTCTCGCGCCGCCGCCCTCCGTCGCCGCACGTCGAGACGAAGCGACGGGCCAAGCGCGCGCGCATCCTCGAGAGCGCGGTCCGGAGCTTCGCCGCCAAGGGCTTCTACGGGACGTCGATGGACGACATCGCCGAAGAGCTCCTCCTGACGCGGGGCAGCCTCTATTACTACTTCAGGGACAAGGAAGAGATCCTCGCCCTCTGCCACGAGACGGCCCTCGAGGCGATGCTCGAGGTGACCGGGCGCGTGCGGGCCTCGCAGCTGCCGCCCGACCAGGCCCTGCGCCGCATCGTCCTCGAGCACGCGCGCGTCATGGTCGACAAGTTCCACGGCACGGCGCTCGCTCTCCAGTTCGACGCCCTCGACCCGAAGCGCCGCGCCACCGTCGTCGCCGCGCGCGACGCCTATGAGCGAAGCGTCCGCGACGTGGTCGCCGACGGGATCGCGAAGAAGGTGTTCCGGCCGGTCGACCCGAAGCTCGCGACGTTCGCGATCCTGGGCGCGATCAACTGGCTCGCGCGCTGGTACCGGGCCGGCGGCGGGGCCTCGGTGGACGACGTGGGCGAGTCCTTCGCGGACCTCTTCCTCGCGGGCCTTCTCGCGAAGTAG